Below is a window of Thermus caldifontis DNA.
CCGACACATTTACCAGTTCCTTCGGGCCGCCCTGAGGGATGCCGTGCGCACAGACCTCATTCCCTCCAACCCCATGGACGCCGTGGATCCTCCGGAGGGGGGTGCGGTAAGGCCGGCGCGGGCTTGGACCCCGGAAGAGGTGGCCAGGTTCCTGGAGGCCTCCAAGGATCACCGCCTTCACACCCTTTTCCGGCTTATGCTGGCCACCGGCCTAAGGATAGGGGAGGCCCTGGCCCTTCGCTGGGAGGACTGGGAAGGGGATCGGCTTTGGGTACGCCATACCTTAAGAAGGGATGGCACCCTAGGACCGCCGAAGACTTCGGGATCCATGGGCTACTTATACCTTGACTCTGACACGCAAGCGGCACTAGCAGAATGGCAAAAGCGCCTACAGGCGGAGAGAGAACAGGCGGAAGATTGGCAGGAGCACGGTCTTATCTTCCCTTCGCGTCGCGGAACACCCCTGGAGTACCGCAACGTCCTTCGGGCCTTTACCGAGCTTCAGGCCAAGGCCGGGGTTACCCCTATCAATCTTCACGGGCTCCGCCACACCTACACCTCCCTCGCTTTACGGGCAGGCCTTCCTCCTAAGGTGGTGGCGGCCAGGTTGCGCCATAAGGACGTAAAGCTCACGCTCCAGGTCTACCAGCAGCTCATGGACGATGACTTGCGAGCCGGCGCAATATCCCTGGACACCTTGCTACACCTACAGGGGCCACAAAATGGGGTTAAGTCCTCCCCTCAAAGAAGCAAGAAGAAGGCTCTTCTGTAGGCCTTTTTTTGCCACTGCGCCCATACCAACGACCCTTACCCTTTAGTGCTGATAAGCGTGAGGTCGGTGGTTCAAGTCCACCATCGCCCACCA
It encodes the following:
- a CDS encoding tyrosine-type recombinase/integrase, giving the protein MTIGYTPDGRQAKRWVYGRTRQEVAEKLARLLPKAWTGTVPDPTGLKLGDWLLHWVEERALRKGLRPTTIRNYRVYMGHLEPILRIPLTRLTSLQLRAFFADLAHFSPSHRRHIYQFLRAALRDAVRTDLIPSNPMDAVDPPEGGAVRPARAWTPEEVARFLEASKDHRLHTLFRLMLATGLRIGEALALRWEDWEGDRLWVRHTLRRDGTLGPPKTSGSMGYLYLDSDTQAALAEWQKRLQAEREQAEDWQEHGLIFPSRRGTPLEYRNVLRAFTELQAKAGVTPINLHGLRHTYTSLALRAGLPPKVVAARLRHKDVKLTLQVYQQLMDDDLRAGAISLDTLLHLQGPQNGVKSSPQRSKKKALL